A part of Halobaculum sp. MBLA0143 genomic DNA contains:
- a CDS encoding Eco57I restriction-modification methylase domain-containing protein, whose product MRSVESDERDTTERVVTALTDAVAELADEMETDAFEAVVSGGASPTSDDLDALPESWTEDALIRPLLSAVGVEKAPGRPCDRREVDGDIRWEIPDFRLVDDDWGFSVVGEAKPPGRLEEAETDLLEEYLTSKAWPDFGVATTGVEWVVYRAEHGGDFLEFQEAARVDFGDTLRGLARERGHLPSSPPDRVETGPVERFGEQFSPDALDRLLTEEAPREFRERRRRSVDDFYDRYVELLFGEGERTDCAVSLRAAVSTPPGTEDRRRDLFVVSLVNRLLFVRLLELRGVLEPGLLVDLVDEYESRADDSPGTLYGAVVEPLFYELLNTPPSERAPKHRTGRFSEVPYLNGGLFREPTPPESEFRVPDAPLTAVVRELVAGIDLDDAEFDPALLGSVFEKTINHIGGETGRQAEVGAYYTPADVTRHVTERTVDAKVHDLAVETFAANPGEGYDSETVREAVAETELQTLLREVETGPGAFGESHAALSALLDAVGDLTVLDPACGSGHFLTTAMEELHRVQYSLLRGLDDGRPPSDERLYEAKRRLALNVVHGVDVDAVAVEIARLRVWLKMIDDGYDQTYGRLPNVDVNVVRGNSLVGLPILSAGSTQVTGRTFDDRLDRLAAARTEYLDGETADRSQVAALTEDLREDCNEVYLNALTHTVETTVREPETLDATFADVPAGEVYPTLSSVRARRLVDGEPAALGGEDKERLARAGFEWQSWRDRNRSARLDVDRVLSASDTATSRPDRAATLLDDLRRLLADGYTLELERQPTPYDLAGADAAPVHWGAQFPELRRDDAGGLPSISVDVVLGNPPYGDVLPDAERAFTAPYRTGSIREVSAQFVERQLQLLDDDGYLGNVTTLRLFYQSSLESFHDLLRDRLETADVACFGSRPAKLFDDADVRVALLTGRRGDGDGEIRTSRMRLFTEATRGECFDTLSYASTEGLVLRDRIGGDGDGGPILPKVGTETVRGLLSRLRGQSDELLSDRYDRGSGADGDHPVWRREGVRYWINPMLERLYDAREVTALWFDSELERRTAFLVLQSSPYYVYWSAYGNQHHHTWTQLSAFPWPDDDRVRAAADRIDALSRRLWDGMVESYTETTRGTGSFDTGRVRETVGEVDTLVGELYGLSDEQVAYATAYLTDLGPGLGRAGYDEPG is encoded by the coding sequence GTGCGCAGTGTCGAGAGTGACGAAAGAGACACGACAGAGCGAGTGGTGACGGCTCTGACAGACGCCGTCGCCGAACTCGCCGACGAGATGGAGACGGACGCCTTCGAGGCGGTGGTGTCTGGCGGCGCGTCGCCGACGTCGGACGACCTCGACGCGCTCCCGGAGTCGTGGACGGAAGACGCGCTGATCCGGCCGTTGCTCTCGGCGGTGGGGGTGGAGAAGGCGCCGGGGCGACCCTGTGACCGCCGGGAGGTAGACGGCGACATCCGCTGGGAGATTCCGGACTTCAGGCTCGTCGACGACGACTGGGGGTTCAGCGTCGTCGGCGAGGCGAAGCCGCCGGGCCGTCTGGAGGAGGCGGAGACGGATCTCCTGGAGGAGTACCTCACGAGCAAGGCGTGGCCCGACTTCGGGGTCGCGACGACCGGCGTCGAGTGGGTGGTCTACCGCGCGGAGCACGGCGGCGACTTCCTGGAGTTTCAGGAGGCGGCCCGGGTCGACTTCGGTGACACGCTGCGCGGGCTGGCCCGCGAGCGCGGTCACCTCCCGTCGTCCCCGCCCGACCGAGTCGAGACCGGTCCGGTCGAACGGTTCGGCGAGCAGTTCTCGCCGGACGCGCTCGACCGACTGCTCACGGAGGAGGCGCCACGCGAGTTCCGCGAGCGACGCCGCCGGAGCGTCGACGACTTCTACGACCGGTACGTGGAACTGTTGTTCGGTGAAGGCGAGCGGACGGACTGCGCCGTGAGTCTCCGGGCGGCGGTCTCGACGCCGCCGGGGACGGAGGACCGTCGGCGGGACCTGTTCGTCGTGTCGTTGGTCAACCGACTGTTGTTCGTCCGGTTGTTGGAGCTACGCGGGGTGTTGGAGCCGGGACTGCTCGTCGACCTCGTCGACGAGTACGAGAGTCGGGCGGACGACTCCCCCGGCACCCTCTACGGGGCGGTCGTGGAGCCGTTGTTCTACGAACTGCTGAACACGCCGCCGTCGGAACGGGCGCCGAAACACCGGACCGGACGGTTCAGCGAGGTGCCGTACCTCAACGGCGGGTTGTTCCGGGAGCCGACGCCGCCGGAGTCGGAGTTTCGGGTCCCGGACGCGCCGCTGACGGCGGTGGTGCGTGAGCTCGTGGCCGGAATCGACCTCGACGACGCGGAGTTCGATCCGGCGTTGCTCGGCAGCGTGTTCGAGAAGACGATCAACCACATCGGCGGCGAGACCGGTCGTCAGGCGGAGGTGGGCGCCTACTACACGCCGGCGGACGTGACACGCCACGTCACGGAACGGACCGTCGACGCGAAGGTGCACGACCTCGCGGTCGAGACCTTCGCCGCCAACCCCGGCGAGGGGTACGACTCGGAGACGGTGCGTGAGGCAGTCGCCGAGACGGAGCTGCAGACCCTGCTGCGGGAAGTCGAGACCGGCCCGGGGGCGTTCGGCGAGTCACACGCCGCCCTGTCGGCGTTGTTGGACGCCGTCGGGGACCTGACCGTGCTCGATCCCGCCTGTGGCTCCGGTCACTTCCTCACGACCGCGATGGAGGAACTCCACCGCGTCCAGTACTCGTTGCTGCGTGGGCTCGACGACGGCCGCCCGCCGAGCGACGAACGGCTGTACGAGGCCAAACGACGACTCGCGTTGAACGTCGTCCACGGCGTCGACGTGGACGCGGTCGCGGTGGAGATCGCCCGCCTCAGGGTGTGGCTGAAGATGATCGACGACGGCTACGACCAGACGTACGGCCGGCTCCCGAACGTCGACGTGAACGTCGTCAGAGGGAACTCACTCGTCGGGCTCCCGATACTCTCGGCGGGGTCGACACAGGTGACCGGACGGACGTTCGACGACCGACTGGACCGGCTGGCGGCAGCCAGGACGGAGTACCTGGACGGCGAGACCGCAGACCGATCCCAGGTGGCGGCGCTGACCGAGGACCTCCGGGAGGACTGCAACGAGGTGTACCTGAACGCGCTCACCCACACCGTCGAGACGACCGTGAGGGAGCCGGAGACGTTGGACGCCACCTTCGCGGACGTGCCGGCGGGCGAGGTCTACCCCACCCTGTCGTCCGTCCGAGCCCGTCGGCTCGTCGACGGGGAGCCGGCGGCGCTCGGCGGTGAAGACAAAGAACGGCTGGCGCGTGCCGGCTTCGAGTGGCAGTCCTGGCGCGACCGGAACCGCAGCGCCCGGCTGGACGTCGACCGGGTGTTGTCGGCGTCCGACACGGCCACCTCCCGGCCGGACCGCGCGGCGACGCTGTTGGACGACCTCCGTCGGCTCCTGGCGGACGGCTACACGCTGGAACTGGAGCGGCAGCCGACCCCGTACGACCTCGCCGGCGCCGACGCCGCGCCGGTCCACTGGGGAGCGCAGTTCCCGGAACTGCGCCGCGACGACGCCGGCGGTCTCCCGTCCATCTCCGTCGACGTGGTCCTGGGCAATCCCCCGTACGGCGACGTGTTGCCCGACGCCGAGCGCGCCTTCACGGCGCCGTACCGAACCGGTTCGATCCGCGAGGTGTCCGCACAGTTCGTGGAGCGACAGCTCCAGCTGTTGGACGACGACGGCTACCTGGGTAACGTGACGACGCTCCGGCTGTTCTACCAGTCCTCGCTGGAGTCGTTCCACGACCTGTTGCGCGACCGGCTGGAGACGGCGGACGTGGCGTGTTTCGGGTCACGGCCGGCGAAGCTGTTCGACGACGCGGACGTCCGGGTCGCGTTGCTCACCGGGCGTCGGGGTGACGGGGACGGGGAGATTCGGACGAGCCGGATGCGACTGTTCACGGAGGCGACCCGCGGGGAGTGTTTCGACACGCTGTCGTACGCGTCGACGGAGGGGTTGGTGCTCAGAGACCGGATCGGGGGCGACGGCGACGGGGGACCGATTCTCCCGAAGGTGGGGACGGAGACGGTCCGGGGGCTGCTCTCCCGGCTCCGCGGGCAGTCGGACGAACTGTTGTCGGACCGCTACGACCGCGGCTCGGGGGCAGACGGGGACCACCCCGTCTGGCGCCGCGAGGGGGTGCGCTACTGGATCAACCCGATGCTGGAACGGCTGTACGACGCCCGCGAGGTGACCGCGCTGTGGTTCGACTCGGAGCTAGAGCGCCGAACGGCGTTTCTCGTGCTCCAGTCGTCGCCGTACTACGTGTACTGGTCGGCGTACGGCAACCAACACCACCACACCTGGACGCAGCTGTCGGCGTTCCCGTGGCCGGACGACGACCGCGTCCGGGCGGCGGCCGACCGGATCGACGCGCTGTCTCGGCGGCTGTGGGACGGAATGGTGGAGAGCTACACGGAGACGACCCGAGGAACGGGTAGCTTCGACACCGGACGGGTCCGCGAGACGGTCGGCGAGGTCGACACGCTCGTCGGGGAGCTGTACGGGCTCTCCGACGAGCAAGTGGCGTACGCGACGGCGTACCTCACGGACCTGGGGCCGGGGCTGGGGCGGGCGGGCTACGACGAGCCGGGGTAG
- a CDS encoding DUF5814 domain-containing protein has protein sequence MAITDKIYLKNHRQIASQLDTSVPKGAFKGATLDLVFTGDGLAELDESTRDRLLEFAEDFLDCDCQDNPYCGHPERKFVVYLLELRAQGLGPDAIVDVMGDDYMLYAYSGDVLSFLDSAVRTLEAVESLAEVEGDGETARLAREAKRELTG, from the coding sequence GTGGCGATCACGGACAAGATCTACCTGAAGAACCACCGCCAGATCGCCTCCCAGCTCGACACGAGCGTCCCGAAGGGGGCCTTCAAGGGGGCGACGCTGGATCTCGTCTTCACCGGCGACGGGCTCGCGGAGTTGGACGAGTCCACCCGCGACCGACTGTTGGAGTTCGCCGAGGACTTCCTCGACTGCGACTGTCAGGACAACCCGTACTGTGGCCACCCGGAGCGGAAGTTCGTCGTCTATCTCCTCGAACTCCGCGCGCAGGGACTCGGCCCGGACGCCATCGTCGACGTGATGGGCGACGACTACATGCTGTACGCCTACTCCGGCGACGTGCTCTCCTTCCTCGACTCCGCCGTCCGGACGCTGGAGGCCGTCGAGTCGCTCGCCGAGGTCGAGGGCGACGGCGAGACTGCCCGGCTGGCTCGGGAGGCGAAACGGGAGCTGACGGGTTAG
- a CDS encoding cupin domain-containing protein yields MSAEPVDAAEGLSKAVLVDETDGAPNFALRRFRLAPGASVPAHTNAVEHEQYVLSGEYTVEIDDEEHTVSRGDALLIPAGTVHAYDNAGDEPGSFLCVVPNGDDEIDLVDS; encoded by the coding sequence GTGTCGGCGGAGCCGGTCGACGCCGCCGAGGGGCTGTCGAAGGCCGTGTTGGTGGACGAGACGGACGGCGCACCGAACTTCGCGCTCCGGCGGTTCCGGCTGGCCCCCGGCGCGAGCGTGCCGGCACACACGAACGCGGTGGAACACGAACAGTACGTCCTGTCGGGAGAGTACACTGTCGAAATCGACGACGAGGAACACACGGTGTCTCGGGGGGACGCGCTCCTGATCCCGGCCGGCACCGTCCACGCGTACGACAACGCCGGCGACGAGCCGGGGTCGTTCCTCTGTGTGGTGCCGAACGGCGACGACGAGATCGACCTCGTGGACAGCTAG
- a CDS encoding CBS domain-containing protein yields the protein MRGIRVGRVAGIPIQLNWTFLVILPVFAWLIGQQVGRLIDPLNGLLGLGIAPGTLTGGLLPLALGAGAAVGLFGSVLLHEFGHSFAALRYGYGIESITLWLFGGVAQFEDNPDDWRAEFVIALAGPAVSVGLGVAFGAVASTVSLPETVAFVVGYLALMNVVLAVFNMLPGFPMDGGRVLRALLASTYSYPKATKIAADVGKVFAFLMGFFGILSQDWLLVGLALFVYVAASGEAQQTALQAALEDVTVGDIMTPASEVKTVAPRTSVAELLSRMVQERHTGYPVVENDRLVGMVTLEDAQSVREVEQDAYPVGDVMATEIASVGPRTEAIQALRAMQDDGVGRLIVVDDDGDLVGLISRTDLMDAFDIISRGGRVGGPGRYRDRGETSYPGSS from the coding sequence ATGCGAGGTATCCGCGTCGGCCGCGTCGCCGGCATTCCGATCCAGTTGAACTGGACGTTCCTCGTCATCCTGCCGGTGTTCGCCTGGCTGATCGGCCAACAGGTGGGGCGGCTGATCGACCCGCTCAACGGTCTCCTGGGGCTCGGCATCGCTCCGGGGACGCTCACCGGTGGGCTGCTCCCGCTCGCACTCGGAGCCGGGGCCGCCGTCGGGCTGTTCGGCTCCGTCTTACTCCACGAGTTCGGCCACTCGTTCGCCGCGCTCCGGTACGGCTACGGGATCGAGTCGATCACGCTGTGGCTGTTCGGCGGCGTCGCCCAGTTCGAGGACAACCCCGACGACTGGCGCGCCGAGTTCGTGATCGCGTTGGCCGGGCCGGCCGTCAGCGTCGGGCTCGGCGTCGCGTTCGGCGCGGTCGCCTCGACCGTCTCCCTGCCGGAGACGGTCGCGTTCGTCGTCGGCTACCTCGCGCTGATGAACGTCGTCTTGGCCGTGTTCAACATGCTCCCGGGGTTCCCGATGGACGGGGGGCGGGTGCTCAGGGCGCTCCTGGCCAGCACCTACTCGTACCCGAAGGCGACGAAGATCGCCGCCGACGTGGGGAAGGTGTTCGCGTTCCTGATGGGTTTCTTCGGTATCCTCTCGCAGGACTGGCTGCTCGTCGGGCTCGCCTTGTTCGTCTACGTCGCCGCCTCCGGCGAGGCCCAACAGACCGCTCTCCAGGCCGCCCTGGAGGACGTGACCGTCGGCGACATCATGACGCCAGCCTCGGAGGTGAAGACGGTGGCGCCACGCACCAGCGTCGCCGAGCTGTTGAGTCGGATGGTCCAGGAGCGCCACACCGGCTACCCGGTCGTCGAGAACGACCGACTCGTCGGAATGGTCACCCTGGAAGACGCCCAGAGTGTCCGCGAGGTGGAGCAGGACGCCTACCCCGTCGGCGACGTGATGGCGACGGAGATTGCCAGCGTCGGGCCGCGGACGGAGGCGATCCAGGCGCTGCGGGCGATGCAGGACGACGGGGTCGGCCGACTGATCGTCGTCGACGACGACGGCGACCTCGTCGGACTCATCTCCCGGACGGACCTGATGGACGCCTTCGACATCATCAGCCGCGGCGGCCGCGTCGGCGGCCCGGGCCGGTACCGCGACCGCGGGGAGACAAGCTACCCCGGCTCGTCGTAG